The Sulfitobacter sp. S223 genome has a window encoding:
- a CDS encoding phenylacetate--CoA ligase family protein — MSFFDDLETRSTDARAADLTHALPEQIARAKGLSGYAGTLDSVDPTQITSIEALAALPVLRKSELGKAQAVSAPFGGFTTKPAHGFSHVFQSPGPIYEPSSTDPDWWRMGRFLHAMGIGEGDIVHNCFGYHLTPAGMIFESGARAVGAAVLPAGTGQTELQVIAARDIGSTAYAGTPDYLKIILEKADEMGITLGITRAAVGGGALFPSLRAWYTERGITCLQCYATADLGNIAYESPAAEGMIVDENVIVEIVTPGTGIPVAEGEVGEVVVTTLNPDYPLIRFATGDLSAVLPGQSPCGRTNMRIKGWMGRADQTTKIKGMFVRPEQVAQLVAHHSEITRARVIATREAEQDVMTVMIEGDASNTDVYAESVSQLLKLKGRLEVVASGSLPKDGLVIEDKRTYD; from the coding sequence ATGAGCTTTTTCGACGATCTGGAAACCCGCAGCACAGACGCACGCGCGGCCGATTTGACCCACGCCCTGCCCGAACAGATTGCGCGGGCGAAGGGATTATCGGGATATGCAGGGACGCTGGACAGCGTAGACCCGACGCAGATCACCAGCATCGAAGCGCTCGCGGCGTTACCCGTCTTGCGCAAGTCCGAACTGGGCAAAGCGCAGGCGGTATCTGCGCCTTTTGGTGGCTTCACCACGAAACCCGCGCATGGGTTCAGTCACGTTTTTCAGTCACCTGGCCCGATTTATGAGCCCTCCTCGACCGACCCTGACTGGTGGCGTATGGGGCGTTTCCTTCATGCTATGGGAATCGGGGAAGGCGACATCGTCCACAACTGCTTTGGCTACCACCTGACCCCTGCGGGCATGATCTTCGAAAGCGGTGCGCGCGCTGTTGGCGCGGCTGTGCTGCCTGCAGGCACGGGGCAGACAGAGCTTCAGGTCATCGCGGCCCGCGACATCGGCTCGACGGCCTATGCCGGTACGCCCGACTATCTTAAGATTATTCTGGAGAAAGCCGACGAGATGGGGATCACCCTTGGCATCACCCGCGCGGCAGTAGGGGGCGGCGCGCTTTTCCCAAGCCTGCGTGCTTGGTACACTGAGCGCGGCATTACCTGTTTGCAGTGCTATGCCACAGCGGATTTGGGCAACATCGCCTACGAATCGCCAGCCGCCGAAGGTATGATTGTGGACGAAAACGTGATCGTCGAGATCGTGACGCCCGGCACAGGCATTCCGGTGGCAGAAGGTGAAGTAGGTGAGGTCGTTGTGACAACGCTTAACCCTGACTATCCGCTTATCCGTTTCGCCACCGGCGATCTAAGCGCTGTTTTGCCGGGTCAAAGCCCCTGCGGACGAACAAATATGCGGATCAAAGGTTGGATGGGTCGTGCGGACCAGACAACGAAAATCAAAGGCATGTTTGTGCGCCCGGAGCAGGTGGCGCAACTTGTCGCGCATCACAGCGAAATCACCCGCGCGCGGGTGATTGCGACCCGCGAGGCCGAGCAGGACGTGATGACCGTCATGATTGAAGGCGATGCTTCAAACACCGACGTCTACGCCGAGTCTGTAAGCCAGCTTTTGAAGCTTAAGGGGCGCCTTGAGGTGGTCGCATCAGGCAGTCTGCCAAAGGACGGTTTGGTGATCGAAGACAAGCGCACTTACGATTGA
- a CDS encoding VIT family protein, with product MCAATVAASAGYPDMEPSAHSDDPHLVDRVGWLRAAVMGANDGIVSVASLIVGVAAADPSTRAILIAGAAGLAAGAMSMAAGEYVSVSSQADLENADIAREKQALLDDPAGEEAELAEIYVARGLSEATARQVARELTESDALGAHVRDELGLTEGQEAQPLLAAFASALTFSTFAAIPLVAAMLAPAAALIPVVVIVTLIALTGLGALGAIAGGASIGPAALRVVVWGGLAMAVTAGVGRLFGVAV from the coding sequence ATGTGCGCAGCTACCGTCGCCGCAAGCGCTGGCTATCCTGATATGGAGCCGTCTGCGCATAGCGATGATCCGCATCTTGTAGACCGTGTCGGGTGGCTTCGTGCCGCTGTAATGGGCGCTAACGACGGGATCGTTTCCGTGGCCTCACTGATCGTCGGGGTTGCAGCGGCCGATCCGTCAACCCGTGCAATTCTGATTGCAGGTGCAGCCGGATTGGCGGCTGGTGCGATGTCTATGGCGGCGGGTGAATACGTTAGTGTTTCGTCACAGGCTGATCTTGAGAATGCGGATATTGCCCGCGAAAAACAGGCGTTGCTGGATGATCCCGCGGGTGAAGAAGCCGAATTGGCCGAGATATATGTCGCGCGAGGCTTGTCCGAAGCAACGGCCCGACAGGTCGCGCGGGAACTGACCGAAAGTGACGCCTTGGGCGCACATGTGCGCGACGAACTTGGCCTTACAGAAGGCCAAGAGGCCCAACCCCTGCTGGCGGCATTTGCCTCAGCGCTGACGTTCAGTACTTTCGCTGCCATCCCGCTTGTTGCGGCCATGTTGGCGCCTGCGGCAGCATTGATCCCGGTCGTCGTGATCGTGACGCTCATTGCATTGACGGGCCTCGGTGCTTTGGGCGCGATCGCGGGTGGGGCTTCTATTGGGCCTGCCGCATTGCGCGTCGTTGTTTGGGGCGGGCTGGCCATGGCTGTGACCGCTGGCGTGGGACGCCTGTTCGGCGTGGCCGTCTAG
- a CDS encoding ABC transporter ATP-binding protein, whose translation MLDANPAEVQVENLLEVNNIEVIYNHVILVLKGVSLNVPKGGITALLGGNGAGKTTTLKAISGLLASERGEVTKGSIKYRGATIQHQDPAETVKKGVVQVMEGRHCFEHLTIEENLLTGSYTRADGKGAIAADLEMVYNYFPRLRERRKSQAGYTSGGEQQMCAVGRALMSRPETILLDEPSMGLAPQLVEQIFNIVKEINEKEGVTFLLAEQNTNVALRFAHYGYILESGRVVMDGPADDLRENQDVKEFYLGMSDEGRKSFRDVRSYRRRKRWLS comes from the coding sequence ATGTTGGACGCAAACCCCGCTGAAGTGCAGGTCGAGAACCTGCTCGAAGTGAACAACATCGAAGTGATCTACAATCACGTGATCCTTGTTCTCAAGGGCGTGAGCCTTAATGTGCCAAAGGGCGGAATTACCGCGCTTTTGGGCGGCAACGGCGCTGGTAAAACGACCACGCTGAAAGCGATTTCCGGTTTGCTTGCCTCTGAACGCGGCGAAGTGACCAAAGGCTCGATCAAGTATCGCGGCGCCACCATCCAGCATCAGGACCCCGCCGAGACGGTGAAAAAGGGTGTCGTGCAGGTGATGGAAGGCCGCCACTGTTTTGAGCATTTGACCATCGAGGAAAACCTGCTGACAGGCTCCTATACGCGCGCCGACGGCAAAGGGGCCATCGCTGCCGATTTGGAGATGGTTTACAATTATTTCCCGCGCTTGCGTGAGCGGCGCAAATCTCAGGCCGGTTATACGTCGGGCGGTGAGCAGCAGATGTGCGCCGTTGGCCGCGCATTGATGAGCCGTCCCGAGACGATCCTGCTGGACGAGCCATCGATGGGCTTGGCCCCGCAGTTGGTTGAGCAGATTTTCAATATCGTTAAAGAGATCAACGAAAAAGAGGGTGTGACCTTCCTGCTGGCCGAACAGAACACCAACGTCGCCCTGCGTTTTGCGCACTATGGCTATATTCTCGAAAGTGGCCGTGTGGTGATGGATGGTCCCGCGGACGACCTGCGCGAGAATCAGGACGTGAAAGAGTTCTATCTGGGCATGTCGGACGAAGGCCGGAAATCTTTCCGTGATGTGCGCAGCTACCGTCGCCGCAAGCGCTGGCTATCCTGA
- a CDS encoding ABC transporter substrate-binding protein → MKYKLGTIAVASMMAASPVLADLVFPSLSYRTGPYAAGGIPFADGYADYFTMLNARDGGIGGVMTSVPECETGYNTEKGVECYESLKGGGGLVYQPLSTGITYQLIPKTTADDIPMHTMGYGRTSAKNGEVFSHTFNYPANYWDGASGAINYLLAENGGDLKGKKIALVYHNSAYGKEPIRTLTDLSAKHGFEFKEVPVDHPGQEQKSQWLQIRRDKPDYVIMYGWGVMNQVAVQEAANIRFNMENFIGIWWSGSENDVLAAGDAANGYKALTFHGVGRDFPVFDDIQKHVVDAGKAAGAGDQIGTVLYNRGLYAAMLAAEAAKTAQEIHGVAQINASQMRDGMEALEMTEEKMAALGLPNFGPSFKVSCQNHGGDGMVGVTQWDASSKTWSLISDFGATDKELIDGLIAEDSSAYAAENNIEAGCK, encoded by the coding sequence ATGAAATATAAACTAGGTACAATCGCCGTCGCATCCATGATGGCAGCAAGCCCCGTTCTGGCGGACCTTGTGTTCCCATCGCTGAGCTATCGCACCGGCCCCTATGCGGCGGGTGGTATCCCGTTTGCGGACGGTTATGCGGATTACTTCACGATGCTGAACGCACGTGACGGCGGCATCGGCGGCGTTATGACTTCCGTGCCCGAATGTGAGACCGGCTATAACACCGAGAAGGGTGTGGAATGCTACGAGTCGCTCAAAGGCGGCGGCGGTCTGGTGTATCAGCCCCTTTCCACAGGCATCACCTACCAGCTGATCCCGAAAACCACTGCTGATGACATTCCAATGCACACAATGGGCTATGGCCGTACGTCTGCAAAGAATGGCGAAGTGTTCAGCCACACGTTCAACTACCCTGCGAACTACTGGGATGGTGCCTCCGGTGCGATCAACTATCTGCTGGCTGAAAACGGTGGCGATCTGAAGGGCAAGAAAATCGCGCTCGTCTATCACAACTCTGCTTACGGCAAAGAGCCGATCCGCACGCTGACGGACCTGTCCGCCAAGCACGGTTTCGAGTTCAAAGAAGTGCCAGTTGACCACCCCGGTCAGGAGCAGAAGTCCCAGTGGCTGCAAATCCGCCGCGACAAGCCTGATTATGTGATCATGTACGGCTGGGGCGTTATGAACCAGGTTGCGGTTCAGGAAGCTGCGAACATCCGTTTCAACATGGAAAACTTCATTGGTATCTGGTGGTCCGGTTCCGAGAACGACGTGCTGGCAGCAGGCGATGCGGCCAACGGTTATAAGGCGCTGACGTTCCACGGTGTGGGCCGCGACTTCCCTGTCTTCGACGACATCCAGAAGCACGTTGTGGATGCGGGCAAAGCGGCGGGTGCCGGTGACCAGATCGGTACAGTTCTGTATAACCGTGGCCTCTATGCCGCGATGTTGGCTGCCGAAGCTGCGAAAACAGCGCAGGAAATCCACGGTGTTGCCCAGATCAACGCATCCCAGATGCGTGACGGTATGGAAGCACTGGAAATGACCGAAGAGAAGATGGCCGCACTTGGCCTGCCGAACTTTGGTCCTTCGTTCAAAGTGTCCTGCCAGAACCACGGTGGTGACGGCATGGTTGGTGTGACCCAGTGGGATGCATCCTCCAAGACATGGAGCCTGATCTCTGACTTTGGCGCGACAGACAAAGAGCTGATCGACGGCCTGATCGCCGAAGATTCCTCTGCCTATGCTGCGGAAAACAATATTGAGGCCGGCTGTAAGTAA
- a CDS encoding branched-chain amino acid ABC transporter permease, translating to MFYREAGDFSTTYAEDQQTFPIKFDRYRYYLVLFVAIFVVPFVLNDYWVNSLLLPFLIYAIAALGLNILVGYCGQVSLGTGGFMAVGAYSCYKFMTGVDIWWGGELLFRLPEFNIFFSVIMGGIMTAFVGVLFGLPSLRIKGFYLAVATLAAQFFLVWLFNRVAWFYNYSASGQISAPERDLFGVLITGPSTTPWAAYMFCLFFTIVSAVIARNLTRGSSGRKWMAIRDMDIAAEIIGVNPLRAKLTAFMVSSFFIGISGALFFSVYLGAVEVGEAFGIQKSFLVLFMIIIGGLGSIFGSFAGAAFLVLLPVALKVVGVDWLGWPTDIVAHLQLVIVGLLIIVFLIAEPHGINQLWRVAKEKLRLWPFPH from the coding sequence ATTTGATCGCTATCGCTATTATCTGGTCCTGTTCGTAGCCATCTTTGTGGTGCCATTTGTGCTCAATGACTATTGGGTCAACTCGCTGCTGTTGCCCTTCCTCATCTATGCCATTGCGGCACTGGGACTGAATATCCTTGTCGGGTATTGCGGTCAGGTGAGCCTTGGTACCGGCGGTTTCATGGCTGTAGGGGCTTATAGCTGCTACAAATTCATGACCGGCGTGGACATCTGGTGGGGCGGTGAATTGCTGTTCCGCTTGCCAGAGTTCAACATCTTTTTCTCCGTCATCATGGGCGGGATTATGACGGCCTTTGTGGGTGTTTTGTTCGGCCTCCCAAGTTTGCGGATCAAGGGGTTCTACCTTGCCGTGGCAACTCTGGCGGCGCAGTTCTTTCTTGTATGGTTGTTTAACCGCGTGGCGTGGTTCTACAACTACTCCGCTTCCGGCCAGATCAGCGCGCCCGAGCGGGACCTGTTTGGGGTATTGATCACTGGCCCATCTACGACACCTTGGGCGGCGTATATGTTCTGCCTCTTCTTCACGATTGTCAGTGCCGTCATTGCGCGAAACCTGACACGCGGTTCTTCGGGGCGTAAATGGATGGCGATCCGTGACATGGACATCGCGGCCGAGATCATCGGCGTGAACCCGCTGCGCGCCAAACTTACAGCCTTTATGGTATCCAGCTTCTTTATCGGTATCTCCGGTGCGCTTTTCTTCTCGGTCTATCTCGGCGCTGTCGAAGTGGGAGAGGCGTTCGGTATCCAGAAATCGTTCCTTGTGCTCTTCATGATCATCATCGGCGGTTTGGGCAGCATCTTTGGCTCATTCGCGGGGGCTGCTTTCCTTGTGCTGCTGCCGGTTGCGCTCAAAGTGGTTGGCGTGGACTGGCTAGGGTGGCCTACCGACATCGTGGCGCATTTGCAGCTGGTGATTGTTGGTCTGTTGATTATCGTATTCCTGATCGCGGAGCCGCACGGCATCAACCAACTGTGGCGTGTCGCGAAAGAGAAACTGAGATTGTGGCCCTTCCCGCACTAA